The Nakamurella antarctica genomic interval CCGGCATACAACCGGCCAAGCCACCCCAAACAATGTTCTGACTGGTACGGCGTTTGAGCCACATCGAGTACACGAAAACGTAGAAGAGGATTGCCACCACGGCCAAAACTGCCGCGAACAGATTTGCAGTGACCCACAAGAACGCGCTGGCGAAGATTCCAAGTACGATGCCGAAAATTAGGGCGTTGCGAGTGGGGACCATGTGGCGGGCCAACGGACGGGTGCGGGTGCGCCGCATTTTGGCGTCAATGTCGGCGTCCACCACCATGTTGAGCGCGTTTGCGCTGCCCGCGGCGAGAGTTCCGCCAACGAGGGTAGCCAGCGCCAGTCCCAGCGAGGGAACCTGACGCTCAGCGGCAATCATCGACGGAATGGTGGTGATGAGCAGCAGTTCGATGATGCGCGGTTTAGTGAGCGCAACGTAAGCGCCGACCCGCTCCCGGAGGTTGGTGGCCGCTCCGTCAACGATCACGGGCGCCTTTTCGCCTCCCACTGGATCAGCGGTCTTGGCGGCGGACGAATCAGCCGACGATGCCGAGCGCACCTGGCAGCTCCCTTGCGAGTAAGCAATTC includes:
- a CDS encoding heme o synthase; this encodes MGGEKAPVIVDGAATNLRERVGAYVALTKPRIIELLLITTIPSMIAAERQVPSLGLALATLVGGTLAAGSANALNMVVDADIDAKMRRTRTRPLARHMVPTRNALIFGIVLGIFASAFLWVTANLFAAVLAVVAILFYVFVYSMWLKRRTSQNIVWGGLAGCMPVLIGWSAITGSIGWPAWVFFGVIFFWTPPHTWALAMRYKDDYAAAGVPMLPVVAPQTEVVRQIVLYSWGMVACSLLLLPASSWIYAAVAVPAGVWFLALAHRLHSRVLTGADAKPMTLFHMSNVYLMLVSIAWAVDAAIGLQVFGWPQW